A window of Ciconia boyciana chromosome 9, ASM3463844v1, whole genome shotgun sequence genomic DNA:
CGCCTCTCCCGGCCGCTCAGGTTTGCTGCCTGAGGAAGAGAGGCTGCCCCTGTGCAGGGCTCCCAccccctgcagctcctctgcttttgGGGGCGAAGGGGGTGACCCATTCCTAGGCTGGAACCAGTGCTGAGCTCAGCATCGACACCTCTTCCCGGCCCTGGAGcggcagagctgcctgtgcGGTGCCGAGGTGAGGACGGAGCTCACTGCTTGCAAATACACCCCTTCCAAAGTGTGCATTTTTGGGGAGCAGTGAAGCCCCAGGATACAGGAAATgtttagtgcttttttttcacCCACCCTCCCTCAAAATGCTGAGCCAATCTCGCAGGAAAATCCCCTTGCTGGGCAGGGAAACCCTCTGCAGACGTGGAAACGGAGAGcgttttcatttgcaaaatccCGAAGGAGCAAGGGAggctggcactggggacaccTTCCCCAGAAGTTTGCAGCCAGCTGGTACCACCACCAGAAACTTGTGGTAAGAAAAGCAACAATCCTGTGGATGCAGGCAGAGCATCTCCCCGGCAGTGCAGGGTGCCCCCTTCCCAGAAGCAAAGCTGGAAagtcataaaaaaaaacccaccggAGGTTTTTGGTGCGGTAGGGGAGGGTCCCCAGGCTGCAAACGATGTTCCAGATAGAGCCTGGTCTGCCCGGACGGAGGACACTGACTCCTGTGCAGAGTCCCCCAGCCTTACACAGAAGAGCAAGTCCCAGGTCCCTGTTTAACCCTTTCTCCCATCCGATGCCGAGGCGCAGACCCAACCGGTGCCATATCGATACAGGGATATGGGCTGGCACATGTAAACAGGATTGCGGCTGGACACATTTATGGGGAGCTGGATTACAGTGTTAGCGATGGCTTGGgagcttttctgtaaaaaccCAGCCCTTTAAGGGATTGTGAAACTTAGCCATAAAATAGGATATTTGGGGCTAATTTTCTgtaccattttcatttttctttttttttttttttttccttgaatgagttttgttttagaaatgctCTGTTCTAGCTTCACTCATGGACTCGGTGCCGTGCTAAACTTTTTATAGCCTGAACAAAACAATACCACTGCGGGCATTGCTCTGCTCAGGCTGTCAATTTTCATCTCAGCCTCGTTCAAAGAGATCGGAAAACAGATCTGGGGCTGGGAAGGCAGCCGTGCAGCGGCTCCAAAGCGAGGGAAGTCTGATTCACGCAGCCTGATCGTTCTGCGAGCTTTAATTACGCCAGCCATACCCCCCCCAATGTTTCTGTGTCCATCCGTCTGTATTTGTACACACGCACAAAGTGGTTATAAAACCAGAGCTGCTTCCCCACGGGTGAGCTGGTGTATTTTTGTTGTGTGCGGCTGCACATGCACAGATTGATCGACATGTCAGCGATTTACGGATGTTGCATCGTTATTTCTATACCTTTAGCTGCAAGCGAAAGCTtggtttaaaatagaaaatttaatGCTCCCATCTGAGCCCTCAGGTTAACCCTACAATAACATACAAGTCTTCCCCTTCTCGGTTTTCTTTGCCCTGGCTGAGCGTTGGGGTTTATCCTGGTGTCTCTGGGAACAGCGGCGTGGCCACACTGGGAATGCAGGATCGGGCCCTGAGCCCGTGCACGCACATCTTGGAAGCCACCCTTCAGTAACAGAGCTGTGTGTGCACAGAATAAAGGAACAAGGATTCAGCTTTAATTATTAAGGATTATTAAGGATTTATGCCTGAGAGGTGACAGAGACGACTTTGGGCTGCGTGAGCGTTGGTGTGTCTGAGGCTGGTGGTATCTGTTGTGTTCGGACAGTGAGGAGGGAATGTTGCTCCTTCCAAAATGTGGCCAAGGCAGCGCCTAAGAGGGGATCCTGCTGAGAAAGTGCTGCCGGTGCCAGAGCCGTGCAGGGGGGCTGcctgggcagggaaggggagccGAGCCCTGGTTCTCTGCGTGGCAGCAATAAAACTGAGGCTCCACAGCTCTACGGTGCTCGTGCCATCCAGCTGCTGTaaaggcctgatcctgccatCCTTCCCCAAGCCAAATACAAGTCCGGTCCCTCTAGCAGGTCTCCTGGGTCAGGAGGGAAGGGGttgcagggcaggggcagagtTTGTGCCCTGGGGCAGACTGCGGGTACACATTCgcagagccctgccagctcctgggtCAGCAAGCGCGGCATAAAGAAGTCCCAAAGGATCCCACGGAGCTGCCCGAACCCCACGGGAGGGAATTCCCTCGCATGGAtcagccccacagcagggcaCTGACTTGAGGGGAGTCCTTTATCCCGCAGCACCCCTTGCCCCtgcgggcaggagggcagggggccCGGCCGCAGCAGTGCGATcccaggagcagggaaaggcGGAGGTGTCGGACCCGAGGCTGTTTGCAtaaagtttaaattttattttatttaatttttttttaattattccgTTTTAAATACGTGGTGTGGCGCGCCCGGTCCCTCGGGAAGTGGTCATGCAGATCTGAGGTAGAAAACCCGGCACAGGAGTGTTCCCAAATGCACCTCTAGGTAGTTTCACCGCAGCCACACGTCGGTCAGGCAGcggacggggacggggacggctCGTATTTACAACAGCAAACGAATCACACCGTTTCAGCCCGGCCCGGGAGGGCCGGAGCCGCCGATCGCTGCTGACAACGGGAAGGAGCAACGAGTACTGCAAACGGGGGAAGGGGCGAGGGGGGGAATGGCCCCCGACGGGAcgggcaggatccggccccgcAAGGCGCCCTTCGCTTGTCTCCCGCGGAGCATCCGTctcggcgggggggggagccgggccgggTACCCGCATCCTGCGCCTGGATGGGCTCCGGGGTCCGGGCCGGGCTCTCTCCGACATTGCACATGGAGGGGCGAGCGGGGAGCGCCgtcggggcggcggggcagccctCAGGGGTTCAGTTCCAGAGCCCAGACCTGCTGGGGCCAACCCGTCCGGCCCTTCAGCTTCTTCTCGCCGTGGCCCAAAGGCTGCGAATAGACCTCGGGCTGCTGCGGGAGAGGAGacggggagaggggggagaaagGAGCGGTCAGGAGCGGAGCGGAGGTTCCGCGCCGGCCGCCCGCACCTTGCGCCCGCCTCGGGGCTGCAGCCGAGCGACCCCCGCGGCTCCAAGCGGCTTTTGTCAGCCCGAGGacaaagggggtttttttggggtcccccccctcACCCCGCCCGCTGCAGCAGGGGGAGAAGCGGCCGCCCTTGCCCTGAAACGCACCCGCGCCCGCTCGTCCCGGGAAAGCGGCCGGGAGAGGGGAAGGACGAGCCGGCGGGCGGCTCGGCCGCGGCCGGTCCCGGGGCTTTATCCCTCGGGGAAAGCGCCCGGGAGCCCGCCCGGCCCGTCGGGAGCCATCCGGGCAAGTCGGGGCGGGCTTTTCTCCGCCGAGGTGCTCCCTACGggtgtttctttatttttaggctGGGAAAAATAAGGGTCCAGCGGGGCCGGgaaggttgttttatttttttcctccagccccGGGGCTTTCCCCGCCCGCCTCCGGCCCGGGGAGAGCGGGGCAGCGGGGTCCCGGCCCGTCTCTTACCGTCTCCCGTTTCCTCTTGTTCTCCCTGCCGTCGGCCTTCTTGAGCTCGGCTTTGAAGCCCTCGGTGTCCCCGGGCTGGCTGTCCTTGGCCAGCACCTCCATCAGGTAGGCGATGTAGCTGGTGGCCAGGCGCAGGGTCTTGATCTTGGAGAGCTTGGTGTCGGCGGGCACGTTGGGGATGCACTCGCGGAGCTCGGCGAAGGCGCTGTTGATGCTCTCCGTCCTCCGTCGCTCCTTCTTGGGACCCCCGACCCCTTTCCGCCGGCCCAGGCGGCCGCTGAGAGCCTCCAGCCGCCCCTGGCCGGCCGGGCCGTACTCGGCGGGGCCGTAGCTAGGGCTTTGCCCGGCGAGCTCGGGGGCCACCTCGGCCGGGTTGAGCACCCAGCCGGGGAAGTAGGCGCGCTCCTGGTGGCACCGCGCCGCCGGCCCGAAGAGAAAGGGGTCGTGCAGcatgtggtggtggtggtggtggtggtggtggtgctggtaGCCCCCCACCAGGTTCATGgtccgccccgccggccccgggggccGCGCTCAGCAGCGCACCATGGCCGCGGCGGCCGGCCGGGAAGGGCTCCCCGCCGGGCGGGCGCGGcaggcagcggcggcggggagcgcggctCCGGCGTGGGGCTGCGATGGTGGTGGCCGGCTTCGGGGCTTgggttggggtttggggtttgttgttttgttttgtttttttttttttaaccccttcTGGagcctcccagccctgcctttATATAGGGCCggggcccccccgccgcggAGCCAA
This region includes:
- the HAND1 gene encoding heart- and neural crest derivatives-expressed protein 1, producing MNLVGGYQHHHHHHHHHHMLHDPFLFGPAARCHQERAYFPGWVLNPAEVAPELAGQSPSYGPAEYGPAGQGRLEALSGRLGRRKGVGGPKKERRRTESINSAFAELRECIPNVPADTKLSKIKTLRLATSYIAYLMEVLAKDSQPGDTEGFKAELKKADGRENKRKRETQPEVYSQPLGHGEKKLKGRTGWPQQVWALELNP